A single Crateriforma conspicua DNA region contains:
- a CDS encoding cation:proton antiporter gives MPDAVSLIILGGFLLAGFAADVLGRRIYVPRVTLLLLLGFLAGPSVWRLVPNEISQWFSFATLLALSILGFHLGERFLGKRLRSTGKSVAFVSLAEVMMSAACVFGLLWAFGVPIPVALLLASIAPATDPAATMDVAEGTEASGPLTNTLLGVVAIDDAWGVILFSLLVVLAGSFAGPDAAVQAGPWAVLGMGVWEIAGGLLLGSLVGVPMSMVTGRIKSGELTIVETLGFVLLCSGLALQFHLSYVMACMAMGATVSNLAHHHCRPFHAIKEVEQPFLVVFFVLAGFQFQIDQLANVGWIGLGYIVGRVAGKVVGGYLGARMARAPRTVSRHIGFCLLPQAGIALGLALMVAERFPAFGAQILTTIVGTTFVFELLGPVVTRWQLQWSGETGHTDSSD, from the coding sequence GTGCCTGATGCGGTGTCGTTGATCATCTTGGGGGGCTTTTTGCTGGCCGGCTTTGCCGCCGATGTGCTTGGACGCCGAATCTATGTTCCCCGCGTTACCCTGCTGTTGCTGTTGGGATTCCTAGCGGGGCCGTCGGTATGGCGACTGGTCCCCAATGAGATATCACAGTGGTTTTCGTTTGCCACCTTGCTGGCTCTCAGCATTCTTGGGTTCCATCTGGGAGAACGTTTTCTGGGCAAGCGACTGCGGTCGACCGGGAAAAGCGTTGCTTTTGTATCCCTGGCCGAGGTCATGATGTCGGCGGCGTGCGTTTTCGGCCTACTGTGGGCGTTTGGTGTACCCATTCCGGTCGCCCTGTTGTTGGCCAGCATTGCACCGGCGACCGATCCGGCAGCGACGATGGACGTGGCGGAAGGTACCGAGGCGTCTGGTCCGTTGACCAATACACTGCTGGGGGTGGTCGCGATTGATGATGCCTGGGGCGTGATTCTGTTCAGTTTATTGGTGGTGTTGGCCGGTTCATTCGCCGGTCCTGATGCGGCTGTCCAGGCCGGTCCATGGGCAGTGTTGGGGATGGGAGTGTGGGAGATCGCCGGAGGTCTGCTGTTGGGATCTCTTGTCGGGGTTCCCATGTCGATGGTGACCGGACGGATCAAATCTGGGGAACTGACGATTGTCGAAACACTCGGATTCGTCCTGTTGTGCAGTGGGCTCGCGTTGCAATTCCACCTTTCTTATGTCATGGCATGCATGGCGATGGGGGCGACCGTATCGAATCTGGCGCATCACCATTGCCGTCCTTTTCATGCGATCAAGGAGGTGGAACAGCCGTTTCTGGTCGTCTTCTTTGTGTTGGCCGGCTTCCAGTTTCAGATCGACCAATTAGCCAACGTCGGCTGGATCGGGCTCGGCTACATCGTCGGCAGGGTCGCAGGCAAAGTTGTCGGTGGGTACTTGGGAGCCCGAATGGCGCGTGCACCACGAACCGTCAGTCGCCACATCGGGTTCTGCCTATTGCCCCAAGCCGGGATTGCACTGGGATTGGCATTGATGGTCGCCGAGCGGTTTCCCGCGTTCGGGGCCCAAATCCTGACCACGATTGTCGGAACAACCTTTGTCTTTGAGCTTTTAGGGCCGGTCGTGACTCGTTGGCAATTGCAATGGTCGGGCGAAACCGGGCACACCGATTCATCGGATTGA
- the rbbA gene encoding ribosome-associated ATPase/putative transporter RbbA, whose product MTVTRIESLTHRYGDTVAVDDVTLELPGGEMVGLIGPDGVGKSTLMALIAGAKRLQTGDVVVMDGSMRDHQHRRKVCPRIAYMPQGLGKNLYAELSVTENLHFFGRLFGQSRHERDRRIDRLLRSTGLHPFRGRPAGKLSGGMKQKLGLCCALIHDPDLLILDEPTTGVDPLSREQFWTLIDEIRQQRDGMSVFVSTAYMEEAERFDWLVAMNAGKVLAEGTPRQIKGESTTTLEEAFVGLLPESERGSQAPLSIPPLVNDGGPPAIIAQGLTRRFGNFTAVDHVSFEIAKGEIFGFLGSNGCGKTTTMKMLTGLLPASEGTAKLFNQTVDAHNLDTRRRVGYMSQAFSLYEELTVRQNLMLHARLFSIEDRQSRVRELANRFGLVEELDQSASQLPLGVRQRLSLAVAILHRPEMLILDEPTSGVDPVARDGFWRLLVDLSRQDNVTIFISTHFMNEAMRCDRISLMHAGKVLACDAPDRLIQERGESTLDRAFVGYIQDAIKDDPLSATPDTRPVGIPQINSHATEKTSGIGASYSQDPPKRFSLRRLLAYSYRETLEVMRDPVRLGFALAGSVMLMLVLGFGMTTDVEDLRFAVFDQDQTPQSREYVRGFAGSRYFLEQTPITSQEELQSRLVSGDVSLVLEIPPDFGRRLVRGDVPEVFAWVDGAMPFRGETIAGYTEGVHVNYIQTLARQTYGSEPTLTYADLELRYRYNPSFQSINAMVPSVPPMLLILIPAILMAVSVAKEKELGSVTNFYVTPTTRTEFLIGKQLPYVGIAMVNFGLLTWMGVYVFGVPMKGDLWFLVLGALFYVTATTGLGLLTSCFTGSQVAAVFATAIVAIMPTVQFSGMMQPVSTLSGTAQWIGSVWPTTYFMRMSVGAFTKGLGATDLMPDLLTLALFAPFYLFISVVLLRKQER is encoded by the coding sequence ATGACTGTCACTCGCATCGAATCGCTTACCCACCGCTATGGCGACACCGTTGCGGTGGATGACGTGACGTTGGAATTGCCCGGTGGGGAAATGGTCGGCTTGATCGGCCCGGATGGCGTCGGCAAGTCGACGTTGATGGCTTTGATCGCGGGGGCGAAGCGTTTGCAGACCGGCGATGTGGTTGTGATGGATGGGTCAATGCGTGACCACCAGCATCGACGCAAGGTCTGCCCAAGAATCGCCTATATGCCGCAAGGCCTGGGAAAAAATCTTTATGCCGAACTAAGTGTGACCGAGAACCTGCATTTTTTCGGGCGACTATTTGGCCAGAGTCGTCACGAACGGGACCGGCGCATCGACCGTCTGCTGCGTTCAACGGGATTGCATCCATTTCGCGGTCGCCCCGCCGGGAAATTGTCCGGCGGTATGAAGCAAAAACTTGGTCTTTGTTGCGCTTTGATTCATGACCCCGATCTGTTGATCTTGGACGAACCGACCACGGGGGTGGATCCGTTGTCGCGAGAGCAATTCTGGACGTTGATTGATGAAATTCGCCAACAACGAGACGGAATGAGCGTTTTTGTTTCGACGGCCTATATGGAAGAAGCCGAGCGGTTTGATTGGTTGGTGGCAATGAATGCCGGAAAGGTATTAGCTGAAGGAACGCCTCGTCAGATCAAAGGTGAATCGACAACAACATTGGAAGAAGCCTTTGTCGGATTGCTGCCAGAAAGCGAACGCGGCAGCCAAGCCCCATTGTCGATACCGCCACTGGTCAATGACGGTGGTCCGCCGGCGATCATCGCGCAGGGACTGACGCGTCGTTTCGGCAACTTTACAGCGGTGGATCACGTCAGTTTTGAAATCGCCAAAGGAGAGATCTTCGGGTTCTTGGGGTCCAATGGTTGTGGCAAAACAACCACCATGAAGATGTTGACCGGATTGTTGCCGGCCAGCGAAGGAACGGCCAAGTTGTTTAACCAGACCGTCGATGCGCACAACTTGGACACGCGTCGTCGCGTCGGGTATATGTCGCAAGCCTTTTCGTTGTATGAAGAACTGACCGTGCGGCAGAACTTGATGCTGCATGCACGATTGTTTTCCATTGAAGATCGTCAATCGCGTGTCAGGGAATTGGCCAACCGGTTTGGTTTGGTTGAGGAACTGGACCAGTCCGCCAGTCAGTTGCCACTGGGCGTGCGGCAGCGTTTATCCCTGGCTGTTGCGATTCTGCATCGTCCAGAAATGTTGATTTTGGATGAACCCACATCGGGGGTGGATCCGGTTGCCCGTGATGGTTTCTGGCGTCTGTTGGTGGATCTGTCACGCCAAGACAATGTGACCATCTTTATCTCAACCCACTTCATGAATGAGGCAATGCGTTGTGATCGTATTTCGTTGATGCATGCAGGAAAGGTCTTGGCCTGCGACGCGCCCGATCGATTGATTCAAGAGCGAGGTGAATCCACGCTGGATCGAGCGTTCGTCGGATACATTCAAGATGCGATCAAAGATGACCCGTTATCGGCCACGCCGGATACGCGACCGGTTGGCATACCGCAGATCAACAGCCACGCGACGGAAAAAACAAGCGGGATCGGTGCGTCGTATTCGCAAGATCCGCCGAAACGTTTCAGTCTTCGACGTTTGTTGGCCTATTCGTATCGGGAAACCTTGGAGGTGATGCGAGACCCGGTTCGCTTGGGATTTGCACTGGCCGGATCGGTCATGTTGATGTTGGTGTTGGGGTTTGGGATGACGACGGATGTCGAGGATTTGCGTTTCGCCGTCTTTGACCAAGACCAAACCCCGCAAAGTCGTGAGTATGTGCGCGGATTCGCCGGGTCGCGGTACTTCCTGGAACAGACGCCGATTACATCGCAAGAAGAACTGCAGAGTCGACTTGTTTCGGGAGACGTGTCTCTGGTGCTAGAAATTCCGCCTGACTTTGGCAGGCGACTCGTTCGTGGCGATGTCCCCGAAGTGTTTGCTTGGGTTGACGGAGCAATGCCGTTTCGAGGCGAAACCATCGCGGGCTACACCGAGGGCGTCCACGTGAACTACATCCAAACACTGGCGCGACAAACCTATGGATCCGAGCCCACGCTGACGTACGCTGACTTGGAACTGAGGTACCGGTATAACCCAAGCTTTCAAAGTATCAATGCGATGGTGCCTAGCGTGCCACCGATGTTGCTGATTCTGATACCCGCTATCTTGATGGCGGTCAGTGTTGCGAAAGAGAAAGAACTGGGGTCGGTTACCAACTTTTATGTGACACCGACCACCCGCACAGAATTTTTGATCGGAAAACAATTGCCGTATGTCGGAATTGCCATGGTCAACTTTGGTCTGCTGACCTGGATGGGCGTTTATGTTTTTGGCGTTCCCATGAAAGGCGATTTATGGTTTTTGGTATTGGGCGCGTTGTTTTACGTGACAGCAACGACCGGGCTGGGGTTATTGACATCGTGTTTCACCGGAAGCCAAGTCGCCGCGGTGTTTGCCACCGCAATTGTGGCCATCATGCCGACGGTGCAGTTTTCAGGCATGATGCAACCCGTTTCGACGCTAAGCGGGACGGCTCAGTGGATCGGATCCGTCTGGCCGACAACCTATTTTATGCGAATGAGTGTGGGAGCCTTCACCAAAGGTCTGGGGGCAACGGACTTGATGCCTGATCTGTTGACTCTTGCACTTTTTGCCCCCTTTTACCTGTTCATTAGTGTGGTTTTGCTGCGGAAGCAAGAACGCTAA
- a CDS encoding HlyD family secretion protein, giving the protein MFKRILLILLFIVAAFGVWYLWQEEIVRRSADALPEQIVYGNGRIEADLVDVSAKYAGRVLQINVHEGDLVEPGQVLATLDTAELEATMAKAKAQLAEAIESLSETEAEIVRYEGELRLANQNLKRTEQLVRRNAASQEEFDTRKTQRDSAEAILKVAKAHKRTAERAIEAVEAEIRRIQTQIDDFTLRSTVSGRVLYRLAEEGEVVAAGGKVLTLLDLSDVYMEIFLPSSLTTQLSIHAEARIALDFAPQYTIPAEVTFVSPEAQFTPKQVETMKERDKLMFRVKVQIPRELVKKHIRRVKTGVRGVAYVRLDDSVEWPESLNRRFPEAVLADGNDESDNQ; this is encoded by the coding sequence ATGTTCAAACGCATCCTTTTGATCCTGCTCTTTATCGTCGCGGCTTTCGGGGTCTGGTACTTGTGGCAGGAAGAAATCGTCCGTCGGTCTGCAGACGCGTTGCCGGAACAAATTGTTTATGGCAATGGACGCATCGAAGCGGACTTGGTGGATGTATCGGCCAAGTATGCCGGTCGCGTTTTACAGATCAATGTCCATGAAGGGGATCTGGTTGAACCCGGGCAAGTCCTGGCGACATTGGATACCGCGGAACTTGAAGCCACGATGGCCAAAGCCAAAGCGCAGCTGGCCGAGGCGATCGAATCACTTTCGGAAACCGAGGCCGAAATCGTTCGCTACGAAGGCGAATTGCGACTGGCGAATCAGAATTTGAAGCGTACCGAACAGTTGGTTCGTCGCAACGCCGCATCACAGGAAGAGTTTGATACTCGCAAAACCCAACGTGATTCGGCCGAAGCGATCTTGAAGGTGGCGAAAGCTCATAAGCGGACGGCGGAAAGAGCCATTGAGGCAGTCGAAGCCGAAATTCGCCGCATCCAAACTCAGATCGACGACTTCACCCTTCGGTCGACGGTCTCGGGACGTGTCTTGTACCGGTTGGCGGAGGAAGGCGAAGTCGTTGCGGCCGGAGGCAAGGTTTTGACTTTGCTTGATTTGAGCGATGTGTATATGGAAATCTTTCTTCCATCGAGTCTGACGACGCAGTTGTCGATTCATGCCGAAGCGCGTATCGCATTGGATTTTGCGCCCCAGTACACGATTCCTGCCGAAGTGACCTTTGTTTCGCCGGAAGCTCAGTTCACACCCAAGCAGGTCGAGACGATGAAGGAGCGTGACAAGTTAATGTTCCGAGTCAAGGTTCAAATTCCACGCGAGTTGGTCAAGAAACATATCCGACGGGTCAAAACCGGGGTTCGAGGAGTGGCCTACGTCCGGCTGGACGACAGTGTTGAATGGCCGGAATCATTGAACCGTCGATTCCCTGAAGCTGTCTTGGCCGACGGCAATGACGAATCGGACAACCAATGA